One Brevibacillus choshinensis genomic window carries:
- a CDS encoding GNAT family N-acetyltransferase, translating to MYHLIELASATAHPYQPMLHPKHRALLRQLNGRSVWAFGAVSDNQPVGLVAGYCKSERQRGEIVSLVVAEGYQKRGIGRALLRQAEGKIRQQNGLTTDCFSIIKAEDFGWLDGFFREEQWEPLRTNIEMYTLGLREGQLTELPWLEKLGLSAGFSTFSWGELSAHERQQVEQGCGRWYQPILSPFIDEHKIDLHYSLGLRYEGQVIGWMIVQQLASNMLLYKTLFVQKPFQQKARGIALLAEVIRRAHQTFPYGMCFVEQGNEPMLRFLNRRLGLQILYKKLSVLTSKRLTKS from the coding sequence GTGTACCACCTTATCGAACTTGCATCAGCAACCGCACACCCGTACCAACCCATGCTCCATCCCAAACATCGCGCCCTGCTGCGGCAATTGAACGGAAGATCAGTCTGGGCATTCGGGGCGGTCAGTGACAATCAACCTGTTGGTCTGGTGGCAGGATATTGTAAATCAGAGAGGCAGCGTGGCGAGATCGTCTCTCTCGTCGTAGCGGAGGGCTATCAAAAACGGGGAATCGGCCGTGCCTTGCTCAGGCAGGCGGAAGGGAAGATCAGGCAGCAGAACGGGCTGACTACCGATTGCTTTTCCATCATAAAGGCGGAGGATTTCGGCTGGCTCGACGGCTTTTTTCGCGAGGAGCAATGGGAGCCGCTTCGGACGAACATCGAGATGTATACCCTCGGATTGCGGGAGGGACAGCTGACCGAGCTGCCTTGGCTGGAGAAGCTTGGCTTGTCTGCCGGCTTTTCCACCTTCTCCTGGGGCGAGTTGTCCGCGCATGAAAGGCAGCAGGTGGAGCAAGGCTGTGGCCGTTGGTACCAACCAATCCTCTCTCCCTTTATCGATGAACATAAAATCGACCTCCATTACAGCCTTGGCCTGCGATACGAAGGTCAGGTGATTGGGTGGATGATCGTCCAGCAGCTTGCCAGCAACATGCTTCTCTACAAAACGCTGTTCGTCCAAAAGCCATTTCAGCAAAAGGCCCGGGGGATCGCCTTGCTAGCAGAGGTGATCCGCAGGGCGCACCAGACATTTCCGTATGGCATGTGCTTCGTGGAGCAGGGGAATGAACCCATGCTGCGTTTCCTTAATCGACGCCTGGGGCTGCAGATCTTATATAAAAAGCTGTCAGTTTTGACAAGCAAGCGCCTAACCAAAAGTTAG
- a CDS encoding toxin Cry1Ac domain D-VI-related protein — translation MSKRNQKSKSIVTAVVSAGFLLSAISHAFAETSTPASTAKVSQAEARTVTLTGKITSAGSTANENREQADNAAKKEAAQEEKEEITATNGLITVTFQDTPDKAPSPRNFQFTLSVDGKRPQRISIRSFIWLEQERKALISFSPLRAAKEEQTVTIAMKHREAEATAEPFTIAGKGAEVDRVEIFALAEDAQLYTDKKKDKLLKLLPVAYDDQDRVVTGKVNWRTADKKVATVNSVGAVTAKGTGVTDIIAKVGDVESYFEVWVNDEELPDRTELSVREATIEEAEDNDGRITAKQTIKLKNGSFRSDISEEDIKANNLPDGLAIKVERDSEDELTVSFTGKAKKHAQTDSRNDVSFTVDKRKIKRAKADVTTENFTIRFKDPVIVSPPVDPPPQPDYLAIARRAVAGLFTDNTKTALKPGVTQETIDAARNKVERLGNSVPDKAGLQEDVKKAQQLYDQVPGDSNLEEARQAVEALYTDNDKVELRPDTTEADIDAAKTKVEAVSDSEPEKAELLDYIEKAKKLFFGPRILRKGDAQIYLGIGAEDSLSSITLLDDVQSGGPFKHKMSEYVEAYMNNKPGSFSYDPNTDQFNVIVDGADAGYVKYGYDEDTLTVLKDEETRGVTFKAAPDASEGDTSYLTFAYTNGDITTSTVEIPVYFDATLPKLVTPVQQADSVFTLHASEPLDEQLSGQSNSFSRLFDRVEIALNGDFDDTSSGNVKDFAEAVFVTVSGNEITVTLRSDFIDQLGQAPTADTQIRFTTRMLRDRAGNRFDPDFNSVTAKWDIGSPD, via the coding sequence ATGAGCAAAAGGAATCAAAAGTCCAAATCGATCGTGACCGCTGTTGTGTCGGCCGGCTTTCTTCTATCGGCAATCAGCCATGCATTCGCAGAAACCTCAACTCCTGCAAGTACAGCAAAAGTCTCTCAGGCAGAAGCGCGTACAGTTACTTTGACTGGGAAAATCACGTCTGCAGGTTCTACGGCAAATGAAAACCGCGAGCAAGCTGATAATGCCGCCAAAAAAGAAGCAGCGCAGGAAGAAAAAGAAGAGATTACCGCAACGAACGGGTTGATCACGGTTACGTTTCAAGATACCCCTGACAAAGCCCCTTCTCCAAGGAATTTCCAGTTTACGTTGTCGGTGGACGGAAAACGTCCGCAGCGAATCAGCATCAGAAGCTTTATTTGGCTTGAGCAGGAGCGGAAAGCATTGATCAGCTTTTCCCCTCTGCGGGCAGCCAAAGAAGAGCAGACTGTGACGATTGCGATGAAGCATAGAGAAGCGGAAGCAACGGCTGAACCGTTCACGATCGCGGGAAAAGGCGCCGAGGTGGACCGCGTGGAGATCTTTGCGCTGGCTGAGGATGCGCAGCTCTATACGGATAAAAAGAAGGACAAATTGTTGAAGCTGCTCCCCGTTGCCTATGATGATCAGGATCGGGTCGTCACGGGCAAGGTCAACTGGCGGACGGCCGACAAGAAGGTGGCAACGGTTAATTCTGTTGGCGCGGTCACAGCAAAAGGGACAGGCGTAACGGACATCATAGCCAAGGTAGGCGATGTGGAATCTTATTTCGAAGTGTGGGTAAATGATGAAGAGCTGCCAGACAGGACGGAATTGTCGGTTCGAGAAGCGACCATCGAAGAGGCGGAGGACAATGACGGGAGAATTACTGCCAAACAAACGATCAAGCTGAAGAATGGCTCGTTTCGCAGTGATATCTCCGAGGAAGACATAAAGGCAAACAACCTGCCGGATGGACTCGCCATAAAAGTGGAGCGGGATTCAGAGGACGAGCTTACCGTATCGTTTACCGGCAAAGCGAAAAAACATGCACAAACCGACAGCAGGAATGATGTCAGCTTTACCGTTGACAAGCGGAAAATCAAGCGGGCGAAAGCGGATGTCACGACGGAGAATTTCACAATCAGATTCAAAGATCCTGTCATCGTCAGTCCGCCTGTCGATCCGCCTCCCCAGCCTGATTATCTGGCCATCGCCCGTAGAGCGGTAGCCGGACTGTTTACCGACAACACGAAAACGGCGCTGAAGCCAGGTGTCACGCAGGAAACGATCGACGCCGCGCGAAACAAGGTGGAGCGGTTGGGCAACAGTGTGCCGGATAAAGCCGGCTTGCAGGAAGATGTGAAAAAGGCGCAGCAGTTGTACGATCAGGTTCCCGGCGACAGCAATCTGGAAGAAGCGAGACAAGCGGTGGAAGCCTTGTACACTGATAATGACAAGGTAGAGCTGCGTCCAGATACGACGGAAGCGGATATTGATGCCGCCAAAACAAAGGTGGAGGCGGTAAGCGACAGCGAGCCGGAGAAAGCCGAACTGTTGGACTATATTGAAAAAGCGAAGAAGCTCTTCTTCGGTCCAAGGATTCTGCGCAAAGGGGATGCACAGATATACTTGGGAATTGGAGCCGAAGATTCCCTCTCAAGTATAACGTTGCTTGACGACGTGCAATCCGGTGGTCCTTTCAAGCACAAAATGAGCGAGTACGTGGAAGCGTATATGAACAATAAGCCTGGCAGCTTCTCTTATGATCCAAATACGGACCAATTCAACGTCATCGTGGACGGAGCTGACGCCGGTTATGTCAAATACGGCTATGACGAAGATACACTCACTGTCTTAAAGGATGAAGAGACGAGGGGGGTAACGTTCAAGGCTGCGCCAGATGCTTCAGAGGGCGACACATCCTACCTTACCTTTGCTTATACAAATGGCGACATCACTACCAGCACTGTGGAGATTCCGGTCTATTTTGACGCAACACTGCCTAAGCTGGTGACGCCAGTGCAGCAGGCTGACAGCGTATTTACTCTGCATGCTAGCGAACCGCTTGACGAGCAATTAAGCGGTCAGTCGAACAGTTTTTCCAGGCTTTTTGATCGTGTCGAGATTGCTCTGAACGGCGATTTTGACGATACCTCTTCTGGGAATGTCAAAGATTTCGCCGAGGCTGTATTTGTTACCGTGTCCGGAAATGAGATCACCGTGACTCTGCGATCTGATTTTATCGATCAGCTGGGACAGGCTCCAACAGCAGATACCCAAATCAGATTTACTACGAGGATGCTGCGTGACCGTGCAGGGAACAGATTCGATCCTGACTTCAATTCGGTTACCGCAAAATGGGATATCGGAAGCCCCGATTAA
- a CDS encoding helix-turn-helix transcriptional regulator translates to MNAIPGYTLHELIYQSEKKSIYRAVRKADGRSLIIKALTGNKITTSDTAKLMHEYEVTKHLNIAGIVKPLYQEQTGGTVVLVMEDNGGLSLKTYLQRNRPALPFFFPIAMQLCQTLMELHRHGVIHKDLKPDNIIINERTGQVCIIDFSHSTRLLGESHKSAPTHSFAGSLPYMSPEQTGRMNRAIDFRGDLYSLGVIFYEMLTGQLPLYAETKMDWVHAHIAKKPIPPHHRMPELPRIISEVIMKLLAKTPEERYQSAYGLLCDLANCREQYEAKGDVSVFPLGQMDELSQFQIPSTLYGRAEEVIRLRDAYKRTRTGATELTLISGYSGVGKTELAFEAYRPAVAERGYFIVGKFDQLQQEIPYVPLIQAFQDLVRQILTEPAEKIADWKKKLLRALGRAGSVVTEVIPEVKLIIGEQPPVEELPPAEAQNRFQLIFRKFVQVFSSRNHPLIIFLDDLHWADQASLDFLRLLITDPGSRYLLLTGAYRENEVGEQHPLMKSIAGLQAKGIATSQIQLHPLAFDHTLKLIAETLHCEKERARPLAEAVYRKTAGNPFYFKQLLQAMHKDELLYFCTDSARWEWSLGEIEKKQSFADVITLMIEKIERLPEDTRNALRLAGCMGNSFDLKTLSLAAGESLSETARRLLPAITAGLLLPMDDSYSYLYEDHGEAARTIEDDFNVSFAFLHDRVQQTAYSLISDEEKKEIHLLIGRMMLETADSRQLDEKIYQIVHHLNIGRDRIASEEEKKRLAELNLQAGQKAKGSTAYFSALNHFRSGLGLLSELAWQDHYELAFQLHLRRAECEYLCSHYEAAEEQFVQLMLRARDKIDRVEVYRIRIALYINLGKYVEAIQLGLQGLEEFDVSIAYEPKLVTIVRESLVTRWKLSKRMDALVDLPYVSDPTVKAIMELIMAIAAPAFFVNKEAYVVLMCRYIRLALASGNTEASSAAYALFGLVLSLGMGHYKEGDRMGEIALQVMEKYPNATFKCRTFVTAGGVLSQWVRHPRESEQYLAKALQLGLESGDFIFASYAMGTHVNGYYAWGSLPGLAEIVGKYLAVLKQLNEEFVRKNFYVYLQVVRNLQGKTHHRFTLTDDQFDEDQFLQDIQSEETQVTTFYQYYTYKTQIHFLFGHYQEAIGFAEKAREYLKYSTHLLHVPELVFYQSLAIAAECQSFSPPARSKHLKVLRKNIRQMKKWAESCPDNFLHKYLLMEAERARIDGRDQAAMDLYDQAIQSAKEQQYVRNEAIACELAAAFYLSRKKERFAGTYLTQSLQAFHQWGATEKVKQLRETYPQLQQEQLTESPEEPLRSQNELGPFFSSTTTKTGSSPEMDLETFLQAMQEFSKETDLPKLLDSYLDTAIKSAGAEKGFVLLEKDGELCVEAGKQANELVESIKKAAPLDEFENIPAAIIHYVARTRESVVLSDASRSGIFERDAYVKQHRPRSILCIPILYLGVLVGVLYLENNLTTDAFHADRMEFLEMLSSQMASAKLLRSSGSGTGGKKETAAVQVYYEPLTDREQEILQLIANGLSNQEIAEQLILSVGTVKSYIVHLYGKLQVNRRVQAVSKAKELGLLK, encoded by the coding sequence ATGAATGCAATCCCCGGATACACCCTTCACGAATTGATTTACCAGAGCGAAAAAAAGAGCATCTACCGTGCCGTGCGCAAGGCAGACGGTCGGTCTCTGATCATTAAGGCTCTGACGGGAAACAAGATTACCACCAGCGATACCGCGAAGCTCATGCACGAATACGAAGTGACCAAGCACTTGAACATCGCGGGAATTGTCAAGCCGTTGTACCAGGAACAGACAGGCGGAACGGTCGTGCTGGTGATGGAGGACAATGGCGGCCTCTCGCTGAAAACCTATCTGCAGAGGAACCGCCCTGCGCTCCCGTTCTTTTTCCCGATTGCCATGCAGCTCTGCCAAACGCTGATGGAATTGCATCGGCATGGTGTGATTCATAAGGATTTAAAACCGGACAACATTATTATCAACGAGCGGACCGGGCAGGTTTGCATCATCGATTTCAGCCACTCCACACGCCTTCTTGGCGAAAGCCACAAAAGCGCTCCCACCCACTCCTTCGCAGGAAGCCTGCCTTACATGTCGCCGGAGCAGACAGGGCGGATGAACAGAGCGATCGATTTCCGAGGTGATCTGTATTCACTCGGTGTGATCTTTTATGAAATGCTGACGGGGCAGCTCCCGCTGTACGCCGAGACCAAGATGGACTGGGTTCACGCCCATATTGCCAAAAAACCGATCCCTCCTCACCATCGGATGCCCGAGCTCCCAAGGATCATTTCCGAGGTGATCATGAAGCTGTTGGCGAAAACGCCGGAAGAACGATATCAGAGCGCGTACGGACTTCTGTGCGATCTTGCCAACTGCCGGGAGCAGTATGAAGCAAAAGGCGACGTTTCGGTATTCCCGCTGGGCCAAATGGACGAATTAAGCCAATTTCAAATCCCCTCCACTCTTTATGGGCGAGCAGAGGAAGTGATTCGCCTACGAGACGCATACAAACGGACCAGGACCGGCGCAACTGAACTGACCCTGATTTCCGGTTATTCCGGCGTAGGAAAAACAGAATTGGCTTTTGAAGCTTACCGTCCTGCCGTAGCGGAGCGGGGATACTTCATCGTCGGAAAGTTTGATCAACTGCAGCAGGAGATTCCTTACGTTCCTTTGATCCAAGCCTTCCAAGACCTGGTTCGTCAAATCTTGACAGAGCCTGCGGAAAAAATCGCCGACTGGAAAAAGAAGCTGCTTCGCGCACTGGGACGAGCCGGTTCGGTGGTGACGGAGGTCATACCGGAAGTGAAGCTGATCATTGGAGAGCAGCCCCCGGTGGAGGAATTGCCTCCTGCAGAAGCGCAAAATCGGTTTCAGCTGATATTCCGCAAGTTTGTCCAGGTGTTTTCCAGCCGCAACCATCCGTTGATTATTTTTCTGGATGATTTGCATTGGGCAGATCAGGCCTCGCTTGATTTTCTGCGCCTGCTGATTACCGATCCGGGCAGCCGCTATTTGCTGCTTACAGGTGCTTACCGGGAGAATGAGGTGGGCGAGCAACATCCGTTGATGAAATCCATTGCCGGATTGCAGGCAAAAGGGATTGCCACCAGTCAAATCCAGCTGCACCCGCTTGCTTTTGACCATACGCTGAAGTTGATTGCCGAAACGCTGCACTGTGAAAAGGAACGAGCCCGCCCGCTTGCCGAAGCGGTATACCGGAAAACGGCAGGGAACCCGTTTTATTTCAAACAGCTGCTGCAGGCGATGCACAAGGACGAACTGCTTTACTTTTGCACCGACAGCGCACGTTGGGAGTGGAGTCTCGGGGAAATCGAGAAGAAACAAAGCTTCGCCGATGTGATCACGTTGATGATCGAGAAAATCGAAAGGCTTCCCGAGGATACCAGAAATGCGCTTCGATTGGCTGGTTGCATGGGAAACAGCTTTGATCTGAAAACCCTTTCGCTGGCAGCCGGGGAATCTCTTTCTGAAACCGCTCGCCGGCTGCTTCCGGCCATTACGGCGGGGCTGCTTCTGCCGATGGACGACTCCTATTCCTATCTCTATGAAGACCATGGCGAGGCTGCACGGACGATAGAGGACGATTTCAATGTCTCGTTTGCTTTTTTGCATGACCGTGTTCAGCAAACGGCCTATTCGCTTATTTCCGATGAGGAAAAGAAAGAGATTCACTTATTGATCGGCAGGATGATGCTGGAAACAGCGGATTCTCGTCAGTTGGATGAGAAAATCTATCAAATCGTTCATCACCTTAACATAGGCCGAGACCGTATCGCTTCAGAAGAGGAAAAGAAAAGGCTGGCGGAGCTGAATCTGCAGGCGGGGCAAAAAGCCAAGGGATCGACCGCTTATTTCTCAGCGTTAAACCATTTTCGTTCGGGACTGGGTCTCTTGTCAGAGCTAGCTTGGCAGGACCATTATGAATTAGCCTTCCAGCTTCATCTGCGCCGGGCGGAGTGTGAGTATCTATGCTCCCATTATGAAGCCGCGGAGGAACAGTTTGTCCAGTTGATGCTTAGGGCCCGTGATAAAATCGATCGGGTCGAGGTATATCGCATCCGGATTGCGCTCTATATCAATCTGGGCAAGTATGTGGAGGCGATCCAGCTCGGCCTGCAAGGGCTGGAAGAGTTCGACGTGTCGATTGCGTACGAGCCAAAGCTGGTCACGATCGTTCGGGAGTCTCTCGTAACCAGATGGAAGCTGAGCAAGCGGATGGATGCGCTTGTAGATCTGCCGTACGTCAGCGATCCTACGGTGAAGGCGATCATGGAATTGATTATGGCGATTGCCGCACCTGCCTTTTTCGTCAACAAGGAAGCCTATGTGGTCTTGATGTGCAGATATATCCGCTTGGCGCTTGCCTCTGGAAACACGGAAGCTTCCTCGGCCGCTTATGCCCTGTTCGGATTGGTTCTAAGCCTCGGTATGGGGCACTACAAGGAAGGCGACCGCATGGGGGAGATCGCCCTGCAGGTCATGGAGAAATACCCGAACGCCACTTTCAAATGCCGCACCTTTGTTACCGCCGGCGGTGTGCTGAGTCAGTGGGTACGCCATCCAAGGGAATCCGAGCAGTACCTCGCCAAGGCGTTGCAGCTAGGCTTGGAAAGCGGCGATTTTATCTTTGCCAGCTATGCTATGGGGACACATGTCAATGGCTATTATGCGTGGGGCTCCTTGCCCGGTTTGGCGGAGATCGTCGGGAAATATCTCGCTGTTTTGAAACAGCTGAACGAAGAATTTGTACGGAAAAACTTCTATGTCTATCTGCAGGTGGTACGCAACCTGCAAGGCAAAACCCATCATCGCTTTACGCTGACAGACGATCAGTTTGATGAGGACCAGTTTTTGCAAGACATTCAAAGTGAGGAGACGCAGGTCACCACCTTTTACCAGTACTATACCTATAAAACACAAATCCATTTCCTGTTTGGCCATTATCAGGAAGCGATCGGATTTGCCGAGAAAGCCCGGGAATACCTGAAATATTCCACCCACCTGCTGCATGTGCCGGAGCTGGTCTTCTATCAATCGCTGGCCATTGCGGCTGAATGCCAGTCCTTTTCTCCGCCTGCGCGAAGCAAGCACCTGAAGGTCTTGCGCAAAAATATCCGGCAAATGAAAAAATGGGCAGAAAGTTGTCCGGACAACTTCTTGCATAAATATCTCTTGATGGAAGCAGAGCGGGCGCGGATTGACGGACGCGATCAAGCGGCGATGGATTTGTACGATCAGGCTATCCAATCGGCAAAGGAACAGCAATACGTACGAAATGAAGCAATCGCCTGCGAACTGGCTGCCGCCTTTTATCTGTCCAGGAAAAAAGAGAGATTTGCCGGAACTTATCTCACCCAATCCTTGCAAGCGTTTCACCAATGGGGAGCGACGGAAAAAGTAAAACAACTGCGGGAAACATATCCCCAGCTGCAGCAAGAGCAGCTGACCGAGAGCCCGGAAGAACCGCTCCGATCACAGAATGAGCTGGGGCCCTTCTTCAGCAGCACCACTACCAAGACTGGTTCTTCTCCGGAAATGGATCTGGAGACCTTCCTGCAAGCGATGCAGGAGTTTTCCAAGGAAACCGATTTGCCGAAGCTGCTGGATTCCTATCTCGACACCGCGATCAAAAGTGCAGGTGCTGAAAAAGGATTTGTGCTGCTGGAGAAAGACGGCGAATTGTGCGTAGAGGCGGGAAAACAGGCCAATGAGTTGGTCGAATCGATAAAAAAGGCAGCCCCGCTGGATGAGTTTGAAAATATTCCGGCCGCTATCATTCATTACGTAGCCAGAACGAGGGAGTCTGTCGTTCTCAGCGATGCCAGCCGATCCGGTATCTTTGAACGGGATGCCTACGTGAAGCAGCATAGGCCCCGCTCGATTCTCTGCATACCGATCCTGTACTTAGGAGTGTTGGTGGGAGTTCTGTATCTGGAAAATAACTTAACCACCGACGCGTTTCATGCGGATCGGATGGAGTTTTTGGAAATGCTCTCTTCTCAGATGGCAAGCGCAAAATTGCTGCGTTCTTCCGGCTCAGGCACAGGCGGCAAAAAAGAGACAGCCGCTGTTCAGGTCTATTATGAACCGCTTACCGACCGCGAACAGGAGATTTTGCAGTTGATTGCAAATGGCTTATCTAATCAGGAGATTGCGGAGCAGCTGATCCTTTCGGTGGGAACCGTGAAATCATACATTGTCCATTTATACGGGAAATTGCAAGTAAACCGCAGGGTGCAAGCGGTGAGCAAGGCGAAGGAACTGGGGCTGTTAAAGTAA
- a CDS encoding response regulator transcription factor: MKRVLLIEDEMPIARLVQVYLERAGYAVHWNEGNEEAVDTFLAWRPDMVLLDLMLPDRDGMDILERIRQYGSCPVIIVTARGSVPDKLQGLTLGADDYIAKPFDPEEVVARVQAVLRRSTYIAEADAIRLGSLTIDFSAQLATLGKEPISLMPRDWQLLAFLARHPNQCFSRDQLLDQVWGMDFEGGDRSVDTAIKRVRKALQQWSGLEGEISTIRGMGYSLRVY, from the coding sequence GTGAAACGAGTCCTTTTGATTGAAGACGAAATGCCGATCGCCCGGTTGGTCCAGGTCTACCTGGAACGGGCTGGTTACGCGGTTCATTGGAACGAGGGAAACGAGGAGGCCGTAGATACGTTTCTGGCGTGGAGGCCGGATATGGTCTTGCTCGATCTGATGCTCCCCGATCGAGATGGCATGGATATACTGGAACGCATCAGACAATACGGGAGCTGTCCGGTCATCATAGTGACTGCGCGGGGCTCGGTTCCCGACAAGCTGCAAGGTCTGACTCTCGGGGCAGACGACTACATCGCCAAACCATTTGATCCTGAGGAGGTGGTCGCACGTGTGCAAGCTGTGCTGCGACGCTCCACTTACATAGCGGAGGCAGACGCGATCCGGTTGGGCAGCTTGACGATCGACTTTAGCGCCCAGCTCGCTACTTTGGGGAAGGAACCGATTTCCTTGATGCCCCGCGACTGGCAGCTGCTTGCCTTTTTGGCCCGGCATCCCAATCAATGCTTCAGCCGTGATCAGTTGCTCGACCAGGTGTGGGGGATGGATTTTGAAGGAGGGGACCGTTCCGTGGATACGGCAATCAAACGCGTTCGCAAAGCGCTGCAGCAGTGGTCAGGCCTGGAGGGAGAAATCTCTACGATCCGCGGAATGGGGTACAGCTTGCGTGTTTACTAG
- a CDS encoding MarR family winged helix-turn-helix transcriptional regulator, with amino-acid sequence MKEREELSRQLSIMMRKFVISYGKIIDADLSGSQVYILEILAEEGAVKSSYLAERLSITLPAVTNLANKLVSKGYIERQIPENDRRVTLLAITPLGQEIHDAINQRYATLTDAIWAGFSDEEISQLLVSYKRMVKNLEEHQQSKE; translated from the coding sequence ATGAAAGAACGAGAGGAGCTGTCGAGACAGCTTTCGATCATGATGCGCAAATTCGTCATTTCCTACGGGAAGATCATCGACGCCGATCTATCCGGCTCGCAGGTGTACATCCTGGAGATCTTGGCTGAGGAGGGAGCGGTGAAAAGCTCATATTTGGCGGAAAGGCTGTCCATCACCTTGCCTGCCGTCACCAATCTCGCCAACAAGCTGGTAAGCAAAGGGTACATTGAACGCCAAATCCCTGAAAACGACAGGCGGGTGACGCTGCTGGCCATCACGCCGCTCGGCCAAGAGATTCATGATGCGATCAACCAGCGATACGCTACCCTGACGGATGCGATCTGGGCTGGATTTTCGGACGAGGAAATCAGTCAGCTCTTGGTTTCCTACAAACGAATGGTAAAGAATCTCGAAGAACATCAACAATCCAAGGAGTGA
- a CDS encoding SDR family NAD(P)-dependent oxidoreductase, whose product MSEQRQVAVVTGAGSGMGRATSLKLAEQGMKLVLVDFNQKTGEETLALIQEKGGEGIFVQANVSQSDDVQNYVNQALEAFGRIDVFFNNAGIIQKPSLLENVDEAEFDRVMSVNLKGVFLGLKYVIPVMVKQGSGSIINTASTAGLKSEHSMSAYSASKHAVVGLTKSAAIEYAKTGVRVNAVCPGGVTTSLVAGLQKDIEETGHVPEIQFPRIGRMADADEVANVVAFLASPGSSYMTGSIVTIDGGLTL is encoded by the coding sequence ATGTCAGAGCAAAGACAAGTAGCGGTGGTAACGGGTGCGGGCAGCGGCATGGGGCGTGCGACCAGCCTGAAGCTGGCCGAACAAGGCATGAAGCTGGTGCTGGTCGACTTCAATCAGAAAACCGGTGAAGAGACATTGGCTCTGATCCAGGAAAAAGGCGGCGAAGGCATTTTCGTGCAAGCCAACGTCAGCCAGTCTGACGATGTTCAAAATTACGTGAACCAAGCTTTGGAGGCATTTGGCCGCATCGATGTATTCTTCAACAACGCAGGTATTATCCAAAAGCCGAGCCTCCTGGAAAATGTCGATGAAGCAGAGTTCGATCGGGTCATGTCCGTGAACCTGAAAGGAGTATTTCTGGGCCTCAAATACGTCATCCCAGTCATGGTGAAGCAAGGATCGGGCTCCATTATCAACACCGCCTCTACGGCAGGTCTGAAGAGCGAGCACAGCATGTCTGCATATTCGGCGAGCAAGCACGCAGTAGTCGGCCTGACCAAATCGGCAGCGATCGAGTACGCGAAAACAGGGGTCCGCGTCAACGCGGTATGCCCGGGCGGGGTAACGACCAGCCTGGTAGCAGGTTTGCAGAAAGATATCGAGGAAACGGGCCATGTTCCAGAGATCCAGTTTCCGCGTATTGGACGCATGGCAGACGCAGATGAAGTGGCGAACGTAGTCGCATTTTTGGCATCCCCAGGGTCCAGCTACATGACAGGTTCGATCGTGACGATTGATGGCGGTCTGACGCTGTAA